In Primulina eburnea isolate SZY01 chromosome 3, ASM2296580v1, whole genome shotgun sequence, one DNA window encodes the following:
- the LOC140827214 gene encoding syntaxin-31-like, whose translation MTMAAAGASSYRDRTSEFVSITKTLRKFVGNSGTPPQTQLDQDPSAATPDRSEFNKNASKIGLRIHQTSQKIDRLSNLTRRSSIFDDRSRENEELTALIKNDITTLNLALSDLQSLQNMEITAGNYSGDKIVHLTAVCDDLKSRLMHATKQFQDVLTNRTKSIKAHENRKQIFSTVASRETLKHPPNSLTEPPPWLSSTGTSEMNPQSSASITSGVQLGSQLRRRMATDTNPSHQMEVSMLQQVVPRQDSESHSRTNALQNVESTISELSGIFTHLATMVAHQGELAIRIDDNMDESLANVEGASNALLKYLNKISSNRWLLIKLFLVIILFMTIFIVFVL comes from the exons ATGACCATGGCGGCGGCTGGTGCCTCTTCGTACCGTGATCGAACGTCGGAGTTCGTTTCTATAACGAAGACCTTGAGAAAATTTGTAGGAAATTCAGGAACTCCGCCCCAAACGCAATTAGACCAAGACCCGAGTGCTGCGACTCCGGATCGCTCCGAATTCAACAAGAACGCTTCCAAAATCGGTCTTCGAATCCACCAGACCTCGCAGAAAATCGACCGTCTATCTAATT TGACCAGAAGGTCATCAATATTTGATGATCGAAGCAGGGAAAATGAAGAACTAACAGCCCTGATTAAAAATGATATCACCACACTCAATTTAGCTCTTTCCGACTTGCAAAGTCTCCAAAACATGGAGATAACTGCAGGAAACTATTCAGGAGACAAAATTGTTCATTTGACTGCTGTTTGTGATGATTTGAAGAGCAGGCTAATGCATGCTACAAAGCAGTTCCAAGATGTCTTGACCAATAGAACAAAG AGCATTAAGGCTCATGAGAACCGGAAGCAGATTTTTTCCACAGTTGCCTCAAGAGAGACATTAAAGCATCCCCCTAATTCTCTGACAGAACCACCCCCTTGGTTGAGTTCAACTGGTACATCAGAAATGAATCCACAATCATCAGC ATCAATAACAAGTGGGGTTCAACTTGGCAGCCAACTAAG GCGAAGAATGGCAACAGATACCAATCCGTCCCATCAAATGGAAGTGTCCATGTTGCAGCAGGTGGTTCCAAGGCAGGATAGCGAATCTCATAGCCGAACAAATGCTCTACAAAATGTGGAATCTACAATTTCAGAATTGAGTGGGATTTTCACTCATCTAGCCACAATGGTTGCACATCAAGGAGAGTTGGCTATTAG GATTGATGATAACATGGATGAATCTCTGGCAAATGTTGAAGGTGCTAGCAATGCCTTACTGAAATACTTGAACAAGATATCATCTAACAGGTGGCTCTTGATCAAACTGTTTCtggtaattattttattcatgacTATTTTCATAGTTTTCGTGCTTTAA
- the LOC140827010 gene encoding protein FAR1-RELATED SEQUENCE 3-like, whose translation MVNDGIFVSNVVSFMEHEACGIENLGFIRKDAYDHMSRLKKHTKVENRDATALIKYFIDKANKENYFYWNVQLDDDDRVMNFFFRDYRCSVDYEFFGDMRPKALLNDSHHRLCQWHINQNAPSHFGSLNGDSNVKKLWYKCMNFCESEYEFEATWKYMIDTYNLDGHKWLNGMYRIKKKWATAFSNGEFSIQKNWLSKEKTEDTRCRHGKPPQILKNHLLLIHAADVYTISIYQLFEIELVNSLNCKSLEPPAYFGNDWNWIQIKVKSHDENPMVRHVVFNKQSREIKSSCCKFETMGILCKHVLMVFNCMDVTIIPKCYILRRWMKNIKSRVSTDLQESESGGDGGAHVSQMEFVKQIMRSVYDLNQLSKPYDFARKTLYTLVDTAKDEISKLVMNLSINEQCDDDPSEDQIGEVCIRNPLTAKAKGITKANITRYWDHTSKKRKGKRKGKAEI comes from the exons ATGGTAAATGATGGAATATTTGTCTCCAATGTTGTTTCTTTTATGGAACATGAAGCATGTGGGATAGAAAATTTAGGTTTTATCAGAAAGGATGCATATGATCATATGAGTCGACTGAAAAAACATACAAAAGTTGAGAATAGAGATGCCACTGcgcttattaaatattttatagatAAGGCGAATAAGGAGAATTACTTTTACTGGAATGTTCAGTTGGATGATGACGATAGAGTGATGAACTTTTTCTTTAGGGATTATAGATGTTCTGTTGATTATGAATTTTTTGGTGAT ATGAGACCGAAAGCTCTTTTGAATG ATTCACATCACCGGTTATGTCAATGGCATATAAATCAGAATGCTCCTTCACACTTTGGTAGTTTAAATGGTGATTCAAATGTCAAGAAGCTGTGGTATAAATGTATGAATTTTTGTGAATCTGAATATGAATTTGAGGCAACATGGAAATACATGATTGATACATATAATTTGGATGGTCATAAGTGGTTGAATGGGATGTACAGAATCAAGAAAAAATGGGCGACTGCTTTTAGTAATGGGGAGTTCAGT ATTCAGAAAAATTGGCTGTCGAAAGAGAAGACAGAGGATACTCGTTGTCGTCACGGTAAGCCTCCACAGATTTTGAAAAACCATCTTTTGTTGATTCATGCTGCTGATGTTTATACAATTTCTATTTATCAGTTATTTGAAATTGAATTGGTGAATTCTTTGAATTGTAAATCTCTTGAACCACCAGCCTATTTTGGCAATGATTGGAATTGGATTCAGATCAAAGTAAAATCTCATGATGAAAACCCAATGGTTAGGCATGTGGTGTTCAATAAGCAAAGTCGTGAAATAAAGTCCAGTTGTTGTAAGTTTGAGACAATGGGGATTTTGTGTAAACATGTTTTGATGGTGTTTAATTGCATGGATGTCACTATTATACCCAAGTGCTATATTTTGAGGAGATGGATGAAGAATATAAAAAGTCGAGTTAGCACCGATTTGCAAGAAAGTGAGAGTGGTGGTGATGGTGGTGCTCATGTATCTCAGATGGAATTTGTCAAACAAATAATGAGATCGGTATATGATCTAAATCAATTGAGCAAACCCTATGATTTTGCGAGAAAAACATTATATACATTGGTTGACACCGCAAAAGATGAAATCTCCAAACTTGTGATGAATTTGAGTATAAACGAGCAGTGTGATGATGATCCGAGTGAAGATCAAATAGGCGAAGTATGCATTCGTAACCCTCTTACTGCGAAAGCGAAAGGGATTACAAAGGCAAATATTACACGATACTGGGATCATACGAGCAAAAAAAGAAAAGGTAAAAGGAAAGGAAAAGCTGAAATCTGA
- the LOC140828395 gene encoding uncharacterized acetyltransferase At3g50280-like has protein sequence MVSQSVHVASRCTVFPDQKSALGELKLSVSDLPMLSCHYIQKGCLFTRPVVPVSEVVSVLKRGLSLTLSRFPPLAGRLVTDSDGYVYVSCDDGGVDFVHADGCYFWVRDLLGSVDGDLPEAVKGFFAFDGMVSYQGHFRPIMAVQVTELADGVFIGCSVNHAVVDGTSFWNFFNTFAEMSRGVRRISRAPDFSRDSVLVSPAVLKLPAGGPKVTFSVDSPVREKIFRFSSESILKLKAKVNNQKWEIEDGVDAAEVMGKFSNDAHKFSDEKKTPLPWLRTAVSNQPNSAEISSFQSLSALLWRGITRARKLSPSKKTTFRMAVNFRHRLKPNLDPLYFGNAIQSIPTYASAGEVLSHDLRWCAEQLNKAVAAHGNATVRKLVEEWERDPRCFPLGNFDGAMITMGSSPRFPMYDNDFGWGRPVAVRSGRANKFDGKISAFPGREAGGSVDLEVVLAPETMAGLELDPEFMQYVSGYY, from the coding sequence ATGGTTTCGCAATCTGTGCATGTGGCATCCAGATGCACCGTTTTCCCCGACCAGAAGTCAGCTCTGGGGGAGCTGAAGCTCTCTGTTTCTGACCTACCCATGCTTTCTTGCCACTACATTCAGAAGGGGTGCTTGTTCACAAGGCCGGTGGTGCCGGTTTCCGAGGTGGTTTCTGTGCTCAAGCGTGGCCTCTCGCTGACGCTTTCCCGGTTTCCGCCGCTGGCGGGGCGGCTGGTGACTGATTCGGACGGTTATGTTTATGTTAGTTGTGATGATGGTGGGGTTGATTTTGTGCATGCTGATGGGTGTTATTTTTGGGTCAGGGATTTGCTGGGGTCCGTGGATGGTGATTTGCCGGAAGCGGTGAAGGGGTTCTTTGCGTTTGATGGGATGGTGAGTTATCAGGGGCATTTTAGGCCCATCATGGCGGTGCAGGTGACGGAATTGGCGGATGGAGTTTTCATCGGTTGTTCTGTGAATCACGCGGTTGTGGACGGGACTTCGTTCTGGAATTTTTTCAATACTTTTGCGGAAATGAGTAGGGGGGTGAGGAGAATTTCGAGGGCGCCGGATTTCAGCCGGGACTCGGTTTTGGTTTCCCCCGCGGTGCTTAAACTCCCCGCCGGCGGGCCTAAAGTTACTTTCTCGGTGGATTCTCCGGTTAGGGAGAAGATTTTCAGATTCAGCAGTGAATCGATACTGAAGCTGAAAGCCAAAGTTAACAACCAGAAATGGGAAATCGAAGACGGAGTCGACGCGGCGGAGGTAATGGGCAAATTCAGCAACGATGCACACAAATTCTCCGACGAGAAGAAAACTCCATTACCATGGCTGAGAACCGCCGTCTCAAATCAACCCAATTCAGCCGAAATTTCATCGTTTCAGTCCTTAAGCGCGCTGCTATGGCGAGGCATCACTCGAGCTCGGAAACTGTCACCCTCCAAAAAGACGACGTTCAGAATGGCGGTGAACTTCCGGCACCGCCTGAAGCCGAATCTGGACCCTCTCTACTTCGGCAACGCGATACAGAGCATCCCGACATACGCTTCCGCCGGGGAGGTCCTGTCCCATGACCTCCGGTGGTGCGCGGAGCAGCTGAACAAGGCCGTGGCGGCGCACGGCAACGCCACCGTGAGGAAGCTGGTGGAGGAGTGGGAGCGGGACCCACGGTGCTTCCCATTGGGGAATTTTGACGGCGCCATGATAACGATGGGAAGCTCTCCTAGATTCCCGATGTACGATAATGATTTTGGGTGGGGCCGACCGGTGGCGGTTCGCAGCGGCCGGGCGAACAAATTCGATGGCAAGATTTCGGCTTTTCCGGGCCGAGAAGCGGGTGGGAGTGTGGATTTGGAGGTGGTTCTAGCGCCCGAAACTATGGCGGGTCTCGAGTTGGACCCGGAGTTTATGCAATATGTGTCGGGTTATTACTGA